Below is a window of Sus scrofa isolate TJ Tabasco breed Duroc chromosome 10, Sscrofa11.1, whole genome shotgun sequence DNA.
TCCCCTGTATCAACATGTTCCAGGTTGTTTCAGTAATGCTTGTTGCAGCCATCCACTAAGCACTCCAGGAGAGCTTGAAGAAAATGACGCGATTGGAGTGAGAAGAGCAGCACAGAGGCGTTTAAAGGCTGAACTGGGCATTCCTCTGGAAGAGGTAAGCACCTGTACCAGCTGAGATCGACAACACGTGAGAACAGTGTTGAGGGAGTtccagcaggctaaggatccagccttgcggctgctgtggcacaggttcagtcccagcccaggaatttgtTTCTACATGCTAtgagggcagcaaaaaaaaaaaaaagtttttattacaattttaaattcAGGTATCGCTCTCTACTTTATAGAGTTTTTAGCCCAAGGAAGACTGTTGAGTAAAGATTAAATTTTGATGTCATAATACTTGTATTTAACTTAGTAACGAAATGCAccaatctctcttttcttttttttgccttttccagggctgctctcgaggcatgtggaggttcccaggttaggggtctaattggagctgtactcgctggcctacgccagccacagcaacgcgggatctgagccgtgtctgcaacctaaaccacagctcacggccacgccggatccttaacccactgagcgaggccagggatcacaacctcatggttcctagtcagattcgtgaaccactgcgccatgacgggaactccatgttccctTTTAGTAAGACCTAAATGAATAAAGTATCTTTTATCTAGTTAAACTGGCTAATTTCTTCTatcataaagtaataataatatatgagGGAGAAGGTCACACTTCTagttttaaatacagttttttcAGGAAATCAACGTCTGTTGTTGGCCCTGTGGAAAAAAGTTCAACACCTAAAACTTTAATACTGTTCCCATATATTCATAGGAGATTGATGTTTCAAAGTCATCATTCCTAAACCAGTTCTGTTGCTCAAGGTCTTCCCTGGAATGTGGGTTGATTTAGattacttttttattgttgagattTTGAAGGTGTTTGAGTCTTTCTGTCCTAGGTTCCTCCAGAAGAAATCAATTATCTGACACGAATTTACTATAAGGCTCAGTCGGATGGTATCTGGGGAGAACATGAAATTGATTACATCTTGTTGATGAAGAAGGATGTAACCCTGAATCCAGATCCCAATGAGATTAAAAGCCACTGTTATGTTTCACAGGAAGAACTAAAGGAACTTCTGAGAAAGGCAGCCAGGGGTGAAGTTAAGGTGACTCCGTGGTTTCAGATGATTGCAGATAGGTTTCTCTTTCACTGGTGGGATAACTTAAATCACTGGAATCAGTTTGTTGATCACGAGAAAATACATAGAATGTAAACGCGGAGAGGAACGCGTGTAAAGTACCGACGATTCCTCTACTGAAAGCTGAAgatgaatttcttaaaaatttggtTCCCCATTGGAACTCATTGGAAACACTGATATTTCACAACCAGAATTTGTGTGGAAAAGAATTCTTAATTCTGTATCCTACACCCCGTGTATGTAAACTGCTGTTTGCCAAAAACATTTCTGAGAGATGTTTGTaaaaaagagagcaaataaaCTTAATTGAGCCTATCTAAATAGCAGGGTCATGACAAATTTGAATAAGTGAAGCTCTTCATTTTTGAGATATGTTATAAACATTTTCAGAAGATTGGTAGAGCCTTTAGACATTTGCCAGCTACTTGAcatagctttaaatttttttatgggcCAAAATCATGCATAATGGAACCTTTTTGCTTCACCGCTTCGAAGTGGTTCACAGTACTTTTCACATTAAGAGATGACTGCTCATACAGCAGAGCAGGTTCAGAGGCATGGAATGGTATATATACATCCTGACTTCTGCCATTGTAGCTGAATTCCGTGGTGTAATCATTCTGGACGCATTGATGGCTTCTGGTAAACACGGGTTAGGTTAAGTCATTACAACAGCCTTTGCCCATTGGGATTGGCAAGCCTGTGTTCAGGATTCCTGTGGGCAGACAGACTGTGTGGAACATggagcttggggagttcccgtcgtggcgcaatggttagcgaatccgactaggaagcctGAGGTGGTggattccagccctggccttgctcagcgggttaagcatctggcgttgccgtgacctgtggtgtaggtcgcagacacagcttggatccctggatcccgaattgctgtggctctggcgtaggccagaggctacagctccgattagacccctagcctgggaacctccatatgcagcgggagcggccctagaaaaggcaaatagacaaaaaaaaaaaaaaaggaaaataaaaaaaataaaatggagcttGGGCCGTGTGGGGGCTGCACTTGGGCTGGAGGAAGCCTGGCAGTGGGGATGCTGGGCCTGGGAGAGCTTTGTCGGGCTCCATGCTGTGAACTGTAGGACAGCAGCCTCCCTGAGATGTACCCCTAATGCCACTGGCCCCCGCCCCACGCGGCCGTGACACCGGATGCCAAGTGTGTCCTGGAGGACAGTGTCACTGACAGTTACAACCACTGTCCAACAGTCAGGCCGCACTGCACGGGGAAATTAACCAAAAAAACGGACTAACGTTCACGGTAAATAGATCTGGATTCTGGAACGTGTGTACCTTCATACTTAAGCTGCACCTTGACTAATGCACTTTTTAAACCCCTGCCATACATTTCTCagatttgaaatctttttttttttttttgtctttttgttgctatttcttgggccgctcccgcggcatagggaggttcccaggctaggggttgaatcggagctgtagccactggcctacgccagagccacagcaacgcgggatccgagccgcgtctgcaacctacaccacagcttacggcaacaccggatcgttaacccactgagcaagggcagggaccgaacccacaacctcatggttcctagtcggattcgctaaccactgcgccacgacgggaactcctcagatttgAAATCTTAAAACAGCTTTACTGTCCCTGAATGCTATGTAATAAGTAACGCAAACGATAAAActtttcttacaaagctaaatgttttataaattcaatagaaaaatcCCTTTCTTTTGAGCCCTGAACAGTTAATCTCAGGCAAGATCGTGTAGCAAATAATtaactttattgaaaaataaaaataaactaccaCGTTTCCTTGTCTAGTTTGTTAAAATCTTGATACAATAACAGCTTAACCTGCCTATGGTAGCTTAAACATGGTATAGAACACACAGCtgcagaatacatttttaaacatttctagtTCTTTCCTGGGAACGTCAAAGCTGAAAGACACGTCTAACTAGTCACTGGGTGGCTCGAGTAGAGGCTTATGCCTGCGCTTGTATGTGCTATTGACAGCTCTTACGAGAACGCCCCCCTCCCCTGAGACCTGATGACCCCCTTAggacaccttctttttttttgggggggggggctatttcttgggccactcccgcagcacagggaggttcccaggctaggggtcgaatcagagctgtagccaccggcctacgccagggccacagcaaggcaggatccgagccgcgcctgcaacccacactgcagctcacagcaacgccggatcgctaacccactgagcaggggcagggaccaaacccgcaacctcatggttcctagtcggactcattaaccactgcgccacgacgggaactccccgcctTCATCTTTTTAAAGCCAACTGGCTTTCAAATCCAGTCTCCACAACATAAAACCGGTAGCTGGTGGACAAGCCACTGACAAGAGGCACAGAGCAGAGAGCTGGCCACCTAGGAACCTTTCCGCTGCCATACCCCATACCCTATCGCCCGGGAAACAGAAAGGAGGGCTCTGGGAGGGCCTGTCCCTCTCTCGGCCCTGGCAAATGGGCACAGGCACCCGGGGCAGGACAAGTGGCCTCTTCACTCCCCACTTCCTGCTGCTTCGATCCTAGACCTGTGTTCCTTGTTTGTGCACGTTTCCATAACCTGCCAGGATCGACTATGatgggagaaataaaaatcacgAAAAAGACAGTAAACGAATAACCTGCCAGACACCGTCCTTGTCTACAATTAGACCCACTCATCACCTACGTGCTTTAGACCCCAGCTTGACTCTCCACGGGACTGTCTCACATTCATAAAGCCAGCTGTGCGCATGACAGCCGTGTGTGGGACGAGGACACCGTGCTGGGGCCCAGAGCAAGTCCTGACCCACACGCCACCTTGGCctgtccagtcttcccagtgCTCAGTCCTCCCTTCTGGCACCACGTCCACTGGTAAATCCCCTAGATAAGCCCAGAATGTCCCTGCCCTCCACCGTTCCTTAATCCAGGCTGCCCCCGGATCACCTGCCTGGTCACCTGTTCCCACGAGGGCCTCAGGGTCTGGCAGCAGCGGCCAGTCAGGCTTCATCGTTGCCCTCTGCTCAGAATGCACGGAAGAAACACCCCCTGGCACAGAGCACGGCCCCCTGATGCGCCTGGCACCCCTGCTCTGGGCACTCGCTCTGCAGCCTGAGGCTCCTGGCCGTTGCTGAGGGGAACTGGCTGGGCAGGCTCGTCACACGCCTCCTCCTTCTCAACCACTTTTCCAGATAGAGCCCCTTTCCTCACTTTTCTCAGGACTGCTCGGTATCGCCTGCTCGGTATCGTGCGGCCTGGCTGGACGGCCCCGCAACGCCTCTGCCCTGTACCCTCTGCCCCCCTTCCTGCTGCTTCCACCGCTCAGTGGCTCCTGGGAGGCAGGCCCTCCACCCCATGCCTGCCCCACCGGGTGTGAGCCCCAAGAGGGTGGCGGCTTGTTACTCTCTGCCAACTTTTTAGTTTGAACAGTCAGTCTCACACCTAAAGGAGAAAACCAAAGGACAGGATCTTGGCACCGGCGTATCTGAAGGTCGGCGGCCAACCTCTGGCAGAAGTCATGACCCCTCACCCCCTGCGCCGCAGCGTGCACTTCCTAGCAGAGCCTGCGGCAGATGAGCACAGAGGGGACAGCACGCACACTCCTCTCCAAAGCCCAGGTCCTGCCCACACGTCCCCAGTTCTCAAACCCGACCGTGaactctccctccctgcctcccgctCAGGGCGCCCGATCCGGGATCGCACCTGCGGTGTGACTAGTCTCTGAACCCGGAGCAGTTCCCTGGCCTCTGTTAAGGGTCCACACCAATGGACGTCACAAAACGTTCCCTGTCGTACTGGTTCCCGTGACTGGATTCGAATTAAACATTTTGGGGAAGAGCACTCCATCCCTAACAGtgttcttggggagttcccactgtggctcagtgggtgaacaacccgactagtacccatgaggatggggcttggatccctggcctcactcagcgggtttgAGATCCGGGGTTGCGGTGACccgcggtgtaggttgcagactcgggtgggacccagtgttgctgtgactctggcagaGGCCTGAGTCCTGACTAGGACGTGAGGATAGGAGcaagcaggttctatccctggttggcctcactcagtgggtgaaggatccagcgttgctgtgtctgtggtgtaggctggcagctgcagctccaacggACACCTAGCCCGTGAACtaccaaatgccgtgggtgcagccttaaaaagaaaaaaaataaaaaaattcgcTGTATCAATAATTTGATAAGAACGAGACTGACTTGTCTCAAAAGAAGTGATAGGGCCAAAAGGAAAGGCATTTTTTAACTGCCAGGAAGAATGTTTTCTTCAACCTAGGATACTGTGTCCACCAAAAACATACAGTTAGCATGTTGTgtaattttcattatattatgtAATTTTAGTTAAGTAGTAATGTAATAAATCAACATTGTTCTGGCATCGAGACTGGAGACTGTCTCCTCCGATCTGTGCTGACATGAAGACTTAGCATTGGGGATTAGGGTCAGGCCACCAGGGCCCATGTGGGTGACTCACAAACTGGCAGAGCAGCCGCACCTCACCCATAGCCACGTGgtcagcacccagcacagggaCTGAGGAGGCAGGACGTCCATGTCTGGCTGGGTCAGGTCCCTGCCACGGAGACCCCACAAGCCTATGGGGACAGAGGGATATTCAGGCCCAAGGCTACAAAATTTAGCTAAACCCAAGGTCTGGGCAGTTAGCCTCTTCGAGGAAAACGAAGATGTTCTCAGAGTCTGTGGGTCTGGTTCTGTTTTCTAAGTTCATTTGCGTCATTTCAAAAGTTCCACATGTACACAATATCGTGTccctatttgtctttctgtgtctgacttcactcagtaatCTCTGGGttcgtccatgttgctgcaaagcaACGtcgcacagttcatggcagcgtCGTATTCCACTGCGTGTTTGTACCACACCCTCGAAATCCATTCATTTGCCCGTGGACACTTGTTTCCAGGTCTCGGCTGTTGTGAACGGCGCTGCAGTGGACACTGGTGTGCGTCTTATCTCTTCAAATCACGGTTCCgcctggagagatgcccaggaatgggagtGCCGGGGCGTGTTGTGcggttctatctttagttttctgagaaaccccCTTCTGCTCTCCACAGCGCCCACGCCACTCACACCCTGGGTGGGGGTTCTCAGCGGACTAGGCCAGTGGTGTCAGAAGCAGGACTCCACCCAAACCTCCAGAGTCCGAACGGGCTCCTACACCTACCTCGTCCTTCTTTTCTACGTTGTTACTGCGGAGTGAAGCACGAGGGCGTCATTTTAGCAAGTGTACATTCTATCTTGGGTCTCAGGACTCGGCTCTGTGCATTCCAATTCATCTTTAAATTGGATTTGAgtcggagtttccgtcgtggctcagtggtgaacgaatccaacttggaaccacgaggttgtgggtttgatccctggtcttgctcagtgagttaaggatccggcgttgccatgagctgtggagtaggtcgcagaccggctcggatcccgtgttgctgaggctgtggtgtaggccggcggctacagctccgattggacccctagcctgggagcctccatgtaccgcgggagcggcccaagaaacggcaaaaagacaaaataaataaataaaaaataaaattaaaataaaataaaataaaataaagtaataaaataaaatgaacttggGTTTACAAATATGCCTTTggtacaaatatataaaaaaggtgATACCATCACAAACAAGTCTGGTTATTCCAAGACTGTGAGAGAACTTCGACACCAGAAAGCCTGACTATTCGACACACCACATTAAAAGGGAAGcttttgataattttaatatatgcacAAAAAGAGCTTGACATTCATCACCTATTCACCTgaagcaaaaaccaaaccaaactccAACGCCTGGATCAGACTGAGCACCTCGAAGACGCATCCTTAACGGCGCAACTTGAGCTCGTCCTTGAGGGTGAGTGGTGCCAGCCGCGCCGGAGGGTCCAGGGCTGGCTGGTGCGGGTGACCCACACGCCTGGCCCCACGCGTGGCAGCGTGGACCCACCATGTTTCTGGGGGCCAAGGAGCTGAGGGAGGACCTCTGTGCCCCACCACGCTCCCAAGCGGGGGCATCCGTGAAGCTGCTCCACGAGGGTCAGGTTACAAAGCACCCGAGTCTGTGCTGCGGCTGCATCTCACGCCTCCGCAGGAGGCGTTCCCAGGAAGACGGAAGGGACGTCTCTACCCACCGGGAAGAGGTACAACTGTACCTATTTTCAGAGGACACGGCTACGTGCACAACAACCCtaacaatcttggagttcccatcgaggctcggcagtaacaaacccaactagtatccatgaggacataggtttgatccctggccccgctccctgggttaaccatctggtgttgccgcgagctgtggtgtaggtcacagacgtggcttggatccggcgttgctgtggctgtgctgtaggccagtggctacagctctgatttgacccctatcctgggaacttccatatgccacaggtgcggctataagaagaccaaaaaaacccacaacaatcTAACAACTCAGATGGAATGGACCGGTTCCGCAAAAAGCATGAGTGATCACAACTCACTCAAGTGAAAGACTGAAGAGCCTCTGGCCTTTAGGGAAACTGAGCCCCTGATCTCAGGGGTCCCCCCGTAAGTGTCCTGAAGGTTGCCCGGAGGATATTCTGCACAACCTCCTTGAGGAAACGGGGGGAACGTCCAATTCACTCGCGAACCCACTCATTACGACCGTGACGCCAAAACTAAGCAGTGAAAAAAGAAGTTAGAGTAACACTCCTCATGAGCAGAGACGCAGAACGGCCTTGACAAACACGAGCCAACCGAGGGTACATGCCCTACACGCTATCCTACCCGTCACCGGGCGGATCAGCGAAGTGGTGTCACCTCACACGGGCAACAGCGTTCACATGGACACTGCACGGTAACGCCGTGTTCAGTAACATCCCACACACGCGTGGCCAAGCAGGGCTTGTTTACGCTCAACGTATAGTAACAACTGAGACAAAGGGAGCACGACGGACAGATTGACCCTGAGTGCGCGCAGCTTCCGGGTTCAGACAAGTGTCCCATGTGGGGGCGGCAGGTCTCGACCCTCCCCCCGACACACCTGAGTCTGTGTCATTCAAACcggccccttcccctctccctgccctggcaACCAACTCCCAACGGCTGTAGGTACTTCAAGGGAACAGACAGGACCTGGGGGTCTTACGTCACTCAGCATAAAGCCACGAGCCATCTAAGCTACACTAGGGGCCaggatctctcttttttaaggctgtgtaGTCACCGTCACGTGccacattcccttttctctattcGTCCTTTGATCCGTGGACGCTGCATTGCTCCCACCTCGTGGCTGTGATGAATGCAGCACTGCACATGCGTGCAGGCATTTCTTTGAGATCCTGCGTCAGTTCCCAGAGGGTGTGTGCCTGCAAGTGGAATTGGATTGCCTGAGGAACCTCCCCGCTGGCTGCAGTGGACAATTTACAGTCCCGCCAGTGTACACTGTAGACTGAAGACAGCCATtccgacaggtgtgaggtggcatctcccTGTGGCTGCGATCTGCCTGCTGTGGGGCGGtcagcatcttttcacgtgcccgctggcctctgccctctgccGTGGTGTAGCTGAGCTGCAGCAGGTCCCTCGTCAACCCTGCAGGTTAACCTCGTCACCGGGGATACCCCCTCCCACGAGCAGCTGTCCCTTCACTCTTTCCCTTGCTGTGGGGACGAGACGTTCGTCTGAGACTCTCCGTGCTTCTGTCGCCCGCACTCAGCAGCTCCAGGATGTGGGGCTGCCTCGCGCGTTCTCTATGGAGGTTTCTGCCGTTTCAGACCCTGTCCCCACCTTCCTTTGGCTCCTCGAGTCTTTGTCTCGTGAGTCTGCCGCCTGTCTTCCTGGGGCAATTTCTtggctccatttttccttccagtGGACCACACTTCCCGCTCCTGTTGTGCCCCGTGACTGCTCAGTTGCCATCAGGCTTCTGTGCCAAGTCAGGTCTGCAGGTGACTCACTTCTTTTCTGAGGGTCTTTCCCTGGATGTAGACATGCCGACTTTCTAAATTCTCCAGAGCACGTGGTGCTTTGTGAAGTTCTAATCCTTCAATCTACAGCTCTCAAAAGAGGTAAACCGGGAAaatgagagggagaaagaaactgGCACAGGCCCTTCAAATGCCCTGCAGATGGGGATCCATCCGCGTCTACACCACTGCCATTAGAAGCAGCAACCGTGGATTCAACAGTCCTGCTGTTTGGAGGACAAAGCCTTCAGCACCCAACCTGACCCCCATGAGCAGCTCCAGAAATGCAGGCAGTGACCAGCACACGGCTGGGGGTGGAAGAACAGGCAGATAC
It encodes the following:
- the LOC100625049 gene encoding isopentenyl-diphosphate Delta-isomerase 1 isoform X2; the encoded protein is MWRALARAGAIGRAVLGGAARARGGPCIGGRGLREKSAAERSPCDAGPLRSPGLRARSPTMPEINTDHLDAQQVQLLAEMCILIDENDRRIGAETKKNCHLNENIKKGLLHRAFSVFLFNTENKLLLQQRSDAKITFPGCFSNACCSHPLSTPGELEENDAIGVRRAAQRRLKAELGIPLEEVPPEEINYLTRIYYKAQSDGIWGEHEIDYILLMKKDVTLNPDPNEIKSHCYVSQEELKELLRKAARGEVKVTPWFQMIADRFLFHWWDNLNHWNQFVDHEKIHRM